Genomic window (Thermococcus sp.):
GGGTATTCAACGGTATCGGTAAACCCATAGACGGTGGACCGGAGATCATCCCCGAGGACAGGAGGGACGTCCACGGTGCACCACTCAACCCGGTCGCGAGGGCCTACCCAAGGGACTTCATCCAGACCGGTGTCTCTGCCATAGACGGAATGAACACCCTCATCCGCGGTCAGAAGTTACCCATATTCAGCGGTTCCGGTCTTCCGCACAACATGCTGGCGGCCCAGATAGCAAGGCAGGCAAAGGTTCTCGGCGATGAGGAGCAGTTCGCCGTTGTCTTTGCGGCGATGGGTATCACCTACGAGGAGGCCAACTTCTTCAAGAAGAGCTTTGAGGAGACTGGAGCCATAGAGAGGGCTGTCCTGTTCCTCAACCTCGCCGATGATCCTGCCATCGAGCGCATCATCACCCCGCGTATGGCCCTTACCGTCGCCGAATACCTCGCCTTCGACTACGACATGCAGGTGCTTGTCATCCTCACTGACATGACCAACTATGCGGAAGCGCTCCGTGAGATTTCCGCGGCTAGGGAGGAGGTTCCCGGAAGGCGCGGTTACCCCGGTTACATGTACACCGACCTAGCGACCATCTACGAACGTGCAGGTCGCGTCAGGGGCAGGAAGGGTTCAATCACGCAGGTGCCCATCCTGACGATGCCCGACGACGACATCACCCACCCGATCCCGGATTTGACAGGCTACATCACCGAGGGCCAGACAGTCCTCAGCAGGGAACTCCACAGGAAGGGTATCTACCCGCCCATAGATGTCCTTCCGTCACTCAGCCGTCTGATGAAGGATGGTATCGGTAAGGGAATGACGAGGGAGGACCACCCACAGCTCAGCCAGCAGCTCTACGCAGCCTACGCAGAAGGCAGATCCCTTAGAGACCTTGTGGCAGTTGTTGGTGAAGAGGCATTGAGCGAGACCGACAGGAAGTACCTCAAGTTCGCGGACCGCTTTGAGAAGGAGTTCGTTGCCCAGCGCTACGATGAGGACAGGAGCATCTTCGAGACACTGGACCTAGGCTGGGAGCTTCTTGCGGAGCTTCCGGAGAGCGAGCTCAAGCGTGTCAGGAAGGAACACATCCTCAAGTACCATCCCAAGTACAGGAAGAGGGCTTAACGCCCTTCAAAATTTTAGGTGGTCGAAATGGCAGAGTTGCTCAACGTGAAGCCGACGCGGATGGAACTCCTGAACCTCAAGAGACGCATCCAACTGGCCAAGAAGGGACACAAGCTCCTCAAGGACAAGCAGGACGCCCTTGTAATGGAGTTCTTCACCATCTACGACGAGGCCCTTCAACTCAGGGAAGAGCTCGGAATGAAAATGGAGGAAGCTTTCAAAGCCCTCCAATCGGCCGAAATAGACGTGGGGACGCTCCACCTTAAGGAGATAAGCCTCTCGGTGAAGCCAAACAGGGAAGTCAACGTCAAGAAGAGAAACGTCATGGGCGTTCCGGTCCCGCTCATTGAGGCCAAATCATTCAGAAGGGGTGCAGAAGAGCGCGGATACGCGTTCGTATCAAGCTCGTCCAGGGTAGATCTCGCCGCCGAGAAGTTTGAAGAAGCACTTGACCTGACGGTTCGCCTTGCAGAGGTTGAGGAAACCCTCAAAAGGCTCGCAAAGGAGATAGAGACAACCAAGAGGCGCGTCAACGCGCTCGAATACATCATAATCCCACGCATGGAAGCCACCGTCAAATTCATAAAACAACGCCTCGACGAAATGGAGCGCGAGAACTTCTTCAGACTCAAGAGAGTTAAGGCGTTAATCGAGGCAAGGAACCGGGCTGAAGGTTCCTGAAGCCCAAGCCCTCTTTTTTCTCCAGACGTTTATGTAAGTGGTTGTGTAAGCAAATCACTTAAATATGGCTTTCTCGGAATCCTCTCATGTGGTGACGGTGGGAGAATACTTCATCGAAGCAGGCCTAGATCCAAGGAAGGGCCACGTTCTCTATAAAGACGAGGATCACATGGTGGTCTACCTCGGAACCCAGGAGGGAAGAGAGGAGATAGACATCAACAGTTACCTCATAGTCAGTGGGGGCAAGGGCATACTCATCGACCCCGGAGGATACAAGATATTTTCGAAAGTGCTCGCTAACTCCTCCAAATACATCGACCCTAGGGACATAGAGTACGTTTACATCTGCCACCAGGACCCGGATGTTGCCGGGAGCCTACCGCTATGGAGAGAAGTGAGCAACGCCAAAATACTCGTCCACTGGCTCTGGACGAGGTTTCTGCCGCAC
Coding sequences:
- a CDS encoding ATP synthase subunit B — translated: MPGMEYSTVSKIYGPLMIVQGVKGVAYGEVVEVETQKGEKRKGQVLEAREDLVIVQVFEGTRDLDVKSTRVRFTGETLKVPVSMDMLGRVFNGIGKPIDGGPEIIPEDRRDVHGAPLNPVARAYPRDFIQTGVSAIDGMNTLIRGQKLPIFSGSGLPHNMLAAQIARQAKVLGDEEQFAVVFAAMGITYEEANFFKKSFEETGAIERAVLFLNLADDPAIERIITPRMALTVAEYLAFDYDMQVLVILTDMTNYAEALREISAAREEVPGRRGYPGYMYTDLATIYERAGRVRGRKGSITQVPILTMPDDDITHPIPDLTGYITEGQTVLSRELHRKGIYPPIDVLPSLSRLMKDGIGKGMTREDHPQLSQQLYAAYAEGRSLRDLVAVVGEEALSETDRKYLKFADRFEKEFVAQRYDEDRSIFETLDLGWELLAELPESELKRVRKEHILKYHPKYRKRA
- a CDS encoding V-type ATP synthase subunit D, coding for MAELLNVKPTRMELLNLKRRIQLAKKGHKLLKDKQDALVMEFFTIYDEALQLREELGMKMEEAFKALQSAEIDVGTLHLKEISLSVKPNREVNVKKRNVMGVPVPLIEAKSFRRGAEERGYAFVSSSSRVDLAAEKFEEALDLTVRLAEVEETLKRLAKEIETTKRRVNALEYIIIPRMEATVKFIKQRLDEMERENFFRLKRVKALIEARNRAEGS